From a single Candidatus Defluviilinea gracilis genomic region:
- a CDS encoding serine/threonine-protein phosphatase, which translates to MMKRTARAHLNVEAQTHAGMTGKNNEDRYAVASFVLAGSERTPSLFAVLADGIGGHRAGEVAAELAVNHIVDVVAKSDGHQVRRTLEDAVADASNAIAAHSASNDNLKGMGSTCATVWIVGDRLYTASVGDSRIYLLRGGKIQQLSVDHTWIQEALEKNIITPETAREHPNVHVIRRYLGSAVPPEADFRLKLSKEDNDEQAEAHQGVRLQPNDVVLLCSDGLTDLVWNDEILETVNSKPNLKEGAGALIALANSRGGHDNITVVLVSIPADYASKQVKKQDWLSWLMGE; encoded by the coding sequence ATGATGAAACGCACCGCGCGCGCGCATTTGAACGTTGAAGCCCAGACCCACGCCGGCATGACCGGCAAGAACAACGAGGATCGCTACGCGGTGGCATCGTTCGTTCTTGCCGGCAGTGAGCGGACTCCGTCGCTGTTCGCCGTGCTGGCAGATGGGATCGGCGGTCACCGGGCGGGCGAAGTGGCGGCGGAACTGGCGGTCAATCATATCGTGGATGTGGTGGCAAAAAGCGACGGGCATCAGGTCCGCCGGACGCTCGAAGACGCGGTGGCAGATGCCAGCAACGCCATCGCCGCGCATTCCGCGTCGAACGACAACCTCAAGGGTATGGGCTCCACATGCGCCACAGTATGGATCGTGGGCGACCGCCTGTACACGGCTTCGGTGGGCGATTCGCGCATTTACCTCCTGCGCGGCGGGAAGATTCAACAACTATCAGTAGACCATACCTGGATCCAAGAGGCGCTCGAGAAAAATATTATCACGCCCGAAACGGCGCGCGAACACCCGAACGTGCATGTGATTCGCCGCTATCTCGGCTCCGCCGTGCCGCCCGAAGCGGATTTCCGCTTGAAACTCTCCAAAGAGGATAATGACGAGCAAGCGGAGGCGCATCAAGGGGTGAGACTTCAGCCCAACGATGTGGTTTTGTTGTGCAGCGACGGGCTGACGGACCTGGTCTGGAACGATGAAATTTTGGAAACCGTGAATTCGAAACCCAACCTCAAAGAAGGCGCGGGGGCGTTGATCGCGCTCGCCAATTCGCGCGGCGGACACGACAACATCACCGTAGTGCTGGTCTCGATCCCCGCCGATTACGCCTCGAAGCAGGTCAAAAAACAGGATTGGCTTTCATGGCTGATGGGAGAATAA
- a CDS encoding FHA domain-containing protein, with product MRRLLALFLSGCLLAASSTFASAQTGAYAEIVSVDTQNFPQISALLDVFNANGGFESNLQPSDLTVYEDGQPRPVDALTQLEVPAQIVVAVNPAPALDVRDSTGQPRFAGVLNALGAWANSQPADSRDDLNLVSLSGSLITHGTVQEWFVSLSSFKPDFRKSEPNLQTLSIALDTASLPVSQPGMKRAILFITPHLNDPNIDNSIAPLIQRAVELKARVFVWFVDAPEEFVSPSANAFKSLALQTNGSFAAFSGAEALPDPAIYFAPLRQMYTLTYASALNTAGAHTLGLNVDTPQGQISAPAVSFSADIQPPNPIFLSPPSQITRQPPADDPYNTEILTPQTQVINIVVEFPDGHKRDLTRTTLYVDDVIVAENTQAPFERFVWDLSAYEDSAQHTIVVEAEDSLGLKKSSIGIPVTFTVTPAPRGVQALFARYSSTIILGAIALAGIALVGILLRSRKPHTPATKERKSKPRFEDPLTQPVASLTAPPASATKKAKTVPRRTSWLPSRPVRVADAPAYLIRLVNGGEPASVAPIPVTEKDMTFGTDPVQSVRVLDDPSISPLHARIKQTDHGVFTIYDNNSIAGTWVNFDPVPREGRRLVHGDRIHFGGLVYRFDLKQAPPAPEPRVISKK from the coding sequence ATGCGTAGACTTCTCGCGCTCTTTCTCAGTGGATGCCTGCTCGCCGCTTCTTCGACATTCGCGTCCGCCCAAACCGGCGCGTATGCCGAGATCGTCAGCGTGGACACGCAGAACTTCCCACAAATTTCCGCGCTGTTGGACGTGTTTAACGCCAACGGCGGATTCGAATCGAATCTTCAGCCGTCCGATCTCACGGTCTACGAGGATGGTCAGCCGCGTCCGGTCGACGCGTTGACCCAGCTCGAAGTCCCGGCGCAGATCGTGGTGGCGGTCAACCCCGCGCCCGCGCTGGATGTGCGCGACTCGACCGGTCAACCGCGCTTTGCGGGTGTGTTAAACGCGTTGGGCGCGTGGGCAAACTCCCAACCCGCCGATTCGCGCGACGATCTGAATCTCGTGTCGCTCTCCGGGTCGCTCATCACGCATGGGACCGTGCAGGAATGGTTCGTCAGCCTAAGCTCGTTCAAGCCCGACTTCCGCAAGTCAGAACCGAACCTGCAAACCCTCTCGATCGCGCTCGATACCGCCTCCCTGCCGGTTTCACAGCCCGGCATGAAACGCGCCATCCTGTTCATCACGCCGCATCTCAACGATCCCAATATCGATAACTCCATCGCGCCGCTCATCCAACGCGCCGTGGAGTTAAAGGCGCGCGTCTTCGTCTGGTTTGTGGACGCGCCGGAGGAGTTCGTCTCGCCGAGCGCGAATGCCTTCAAATCGCTCGCCTTGCAGACCAACGGCTCGTTCGCCGCGTTCTCCGGCGCCGAAGCGTTGCCCGACCCGGCGATTTACTTCGCGCCGTTGCGGCAGATGTACACGCTCACATACGCCTCCGCCCTCAACACAGCCGGGGCGCACACCCTCGGACTGAACGTCGACACCCCGCAGGGACAGATATCCGCGCCGGCTGTTTCATTCAGCGCGGATATCCAGCCGCCCAACCCGATCTTCCTCTCGCCGCCCTCGCAGATCACCCGCCAGCCGCCGGCAGACGACCCCTACAACACCGAAATCCTCACGCCGCAGACGCAGGTCATCAACATCGTCGTGGAATTCCCCGATGGACACAAACGCGACCTGACGCGCACCACGTTATACGTGGACGACGTTATCGTCGCCGAAAACACCCAGGCTCCATTTGAGCGCTTCGTTTGGGATCTCTCGGCCTATGAAGACAGCGCCCAACACACGATCGTCGTCGAAGCGGAAGATTCGCTCGGGTTGAAAAAATCGAGCATCGGCATCCCGGTCACCTTTACAGTGACGCCGGCACCTCGCGGAGTTCAGGCGTTATTCGCCCGCTATAGTTCCACCATCATCCTCGGAGCCATCGCGCTGGCAGGCATCGCCCTGGTGGGAATCCTGCTCCGAAGCCGAAAGCCCCACACCCCCGCCACAAAAGAACGGAAATCGAAACCGCGCTTCGAAGACCCGCTCACCCAACCGGTGGCGTCCCTGACGGCGCCTCCCGCCTCGGCTACCAAGAAGGCAAAAACCGTTCCGCGTCGCACAAGTTGGCTCCCCTCCAGACCTGTGCGCGTGGCAGACGCGCCCGCCTACCTCATCCGTCTCGTCAACGGAGGCGAGCCTGCCAGCGTGGCGCCGATACCGGTCACCGAAAAAGATATGACCTTCGGCACTGACCCGGTGCAATCGGTTCGCGTGCTGGACGATCCGTCCATTTCGCCGTTGCATGCCCGCATCAAACAGACCGATCACGGTGTTTTCACAATATACGACAACAACTCGATCGCGGGCACGTGGGTGAACTTTGACCCGGTCCCGCGTGAAGGACGCCGCCTCGTCCACGGCGATCGGATCCACTTTGGGGGGCTGGTCTACCGCTTCGACTTGAAGCAAGCCCCCCCGGCGCCTGAACCGAGGGTTATATCCAAAAAGTAG
- a CDS encoding cupin domain-containing protein, whose product MTVKHSTDVEAKNVAAGKDTTIQVLISSQEGPNFALRKFSMQQGGGMPRHTNLVEHEQYVLRGEADITVGDESHHVKTGDVVFIPEGVIHSYQNTGAEPFEFLCIVPNKEDKIVIVDEGC is encoded by the coding sequence ATGACCGTCAAACATTCCACCGACGTTGAGGCGAAAAACGTCGCCGCCGGGAAGGATACAACCATCCAGGTTCTCATCTCCTCGCAGGAGGGACCGAACTTCGCGCTGAGAAAATTTTCCATGCAACAGGGCGGAGGCATGCCGCGCCACACCAACCTGGTCGAACATGAGCAATACGTCCTGCGCGGCGAAGCGGATATCACCGTCGGCGACGAGTCGCATCACGTGAAAACGGGCGATGTGGTTTTTATTCCCGAAGGCGTCATCCATTCGTATCAAAACACCGGGGCAGAACCGTTCGAGTTTTTGTGCATTGTCCCCAACAAGGAAGATAAGATCGTGATTGTGGATGAGGGGTGTTGA